The region TTTGGTGACCGTCGTAAAGCTATGTTAGAAGACATTGCTACATTAACTGGTGGAACATTAATTACGGATGATTTAGGTTTGGATCTAAAAGAAACAACGTTAGAGTCATTAGGAACAGCCCGTAATGTTGTGGTAACAAAAGATAGCACAACGATTGTTGAAGGTGCTGGCAATAAAGCTAAAATTGAAGATCGTGTTAATTTCATTCGCTCACAAATTACTGAAACAACTTCAGAATTTGACCGTGAAAAATTACAAGAGCGCCTAGCTAAATTATCAGGTGGTGTGGCAGTAGTTAAAGTCGGAGCAGCAACTGAAACAGAGTTAAAAGAATTAAAACTTCGTATTGAAGATGCGTTGAATGCAACTCGTGCTGCTGTTGAAGAAGGTATTGTTTCGGGTGGGGGAACAGCTCTAGTAAATGTTTCTCACAAAGTAGCTGCCTTAGAAGCAACAGGAGATGAACAGACAGGTATTAATATCGTACTACGTGCCTTAGAAGAACCAGTTCGTCAAATTGCTAACAATGCAGGTCTTGAAGGCTCTGTCGTGGCTGATAAGTTAAAACAAGCTGAATTAGGAATTGGTTTTAATGCGGCAACAGATGAATGGGTAGATATGATTGAGGCTGGTATTGTTGATCCAACTAAAGTGACGCGTTCTGCTTTACAAAATGCAGCAAGTGTTGCATCACTTATCTTAACAACAGAAGCTGTAATTGCTGAAAAACCAGGAAAATCACCAATGCCACCAATGCCAGGTGGCGGTATGGACCCATCAATGATGGGCGGTATGATGTAGAGTTTTAACATCATGCTTTATTCTAAAAAAGAACTCTCTAATTGGAGAGTTCTTTTTTTTAGTGATAAAGTCTAAAAACCCTCCCTAATATGTGTTTTACATTATAAAAAGATTAAAATATAATGAGTTATATTTGTAAGGAAAGGTTTTGATGGGGATGTTAGAAAGTAAAGAAGAAACAGTACAGTTAAATGGGGCATTAAAATCACGGCACATGCAGATGATTGCTCTGGGGGGAACAATCGGTGTCGGATTATTTATGGGGTCATCTGCGACAATCAAATGGACAGGACCATCTGTTTTATTAGCTTACGCTTTTTCAGGGTTAATTTTGTATATTGTGATGAGGGCATTAGGGGAAATGCTTTATATTAGTCCAACAACAGGCTCATTTGCAAATTTGGCAACAACCTATCTACATCCTAGATGGGGATATTTAGCAGCATGGAGCACCGTTTTTGAATATTTTTTAGTAGGTATTAGCGAAGTTATTGCGGTAGAAGCTTACTTGGCTTTTTGGTGGCCAGATTTTCCTAATTGGTTAATAGGAATTATTATCATTGGAATATTGTGTTTGGCCAATCTTATTTCGGTAAAAGTTTATGGTGAAATTGAAATGTGGTTTGCCTTGATCAAAGTTGTGACCATTATTGTGATGATTATGCTAGGTTTTTTGATGATTTTTTTAGGTGTCGGAAATCATGGCATCCCCTTAGGTCTTGGTAATTTATGGCAACATGGAGGATTTTTTACAGGGGGAATTAAAGGGTTTGTTTTTTCTTTATCAATTGTAATTGCAGCCTATCAAGGGATTGAATTGATTGGAATTACCGCTGGTGAGGCAGAAGACCCCCAAAAAAATATTGTAAAAGCAATTCGTTCTATTGTGTCACGTATTTTAATTTTTTACATTGGGGCAATATTTGTGATTGTGACGATCTATCCTTGGA is a window of Vagococcus intermedius DNA encoding:
- a CDS encoding amino acid permease encodes the protein MLESKEETVQLNGALKSRHMQMIALGGTIGVGLFMGSSATIKWTGPSVLLAYAFSGLILYIVMRALGEMLYISPTTGSFANLATTYLHPRWGYLAAWSTVFEYFLVGISEVIAVEAYLAFWWPDFPNWLIGIIIIGILCLANLISVKVYGEIEMWFALIKVVTIIVMIMLGFLMIFLGVGNHGIPLGLGNLWQHGGFFTGGIKGFVFSLSIVIAAYQGIELIGITAGEAEDPQKNIVKAIRSIVSRILIFYIGAIFVIVTIYPWNQIGEIGSPFVATFAKFGITVAAGIINFVVLTAALSGCNSGIFSASRMLYTLGLQGDLPKFMTKLSRYKVPYMPVITMGLGILVGFILNHFTADYLGKESNLFVIVFGSSVLPGMIPWFIILFSQLKFRQAHEKEWRNHPFKLPLYPFSNYFALLSLFFILICMFFNPETRISIGVGLTFVSVTLVSYEIISKKR